In the genome of Drosophila kikkawai strain 14028-0561.14 chromosome 2R, DkikHiC1v2, whole genome shotgun sequence, the window AGGTTCTGGTGGCTCCAGATTGCCGGTGGGCAGCGAGGGCGTGGACTATGGCAGGCCATACGATCGTTATCCAGACTATGCGGCCAATGACTATGGTAGATATAGTCGCTATAACTTATGGCCactaaatatacatttatggCATTATTACCTAGCAGATCGGTATCCATATGGAGGCGGTGGCGGCAGCGACCGCGATAGGGATCGTTATCCCCCGGATCGTTATGGTTCCCGCTATCCCGATGGCATGGGACCCTATGGCAGACCCTATGATCGTTATCCAGATGATTATGGTGAGTTTTGAGTAGTTTTTTGTATCCTTAAAACCATTAATGTCACCAGGAACCTAAGTAAGATCACCGCCTTCTACTGACAACTAAAACCTTCTAACCCCCACTAACCCCATGTCAGATCGCTATCCTACGGCGGGTGGTGCCAATGGCGACAGGGATCGCGACCGGGAGCGGGATCGGGAGCGGTATCCAGGTCCTCTCACCGACAGAGATCGCTATCCAGGCGATAGGGACAGGGAACGCTATCCGGATCGCTATCCTCCAGATCGCTATGCGGACAGGTATGGCGATCGTCGGTATCCAGACCGCGATAGGGATCGAGATCGTGAGAGACTGCCCTACCGCCCACTGCCCTATCCTGGAATCAATGACAACAGCCTGCCCAGCGATCTGCCCCACACGCGACCCTATCCCACCGATGATGATGCTCCTTTCCGGCCCTATGGCTATGGCGGAGGTCGCTATGGCGAAAACAGATACGAAGGTCGCTATCCTCCGCCCAGATTTCCACCTGGTCGAGAACGAGATCCCGTTGGAGGCTATACGGGCCGAGATGCGCCAGATAGCATTTTTCCAGACAGACGCTATAGACCTTCATCCATGGATTCGCCGAGATATCCCTATTTACCGGATTCAAGGGGACCACCGGGCCGGTACGATGATATAGTGCACAGCGCCAGAAGGCCAGAACCGGATTCTGCTAAGCGCTATCCACCTGCTCCCATTGCGCCCACTGGTTCCGCCAGCAAGTATGCCTCCACGCCGAATCGGTTTCCGGTAGGTAGCGATCGGTATCCCATTGACATCTACAAGTACGGCAATCGACCGGGACCCAATGATCTTGGAGGCCGGCGACCTGGTAAGTACACCGGGACTAACCAACTACCAAAACCGTAACCCTTAATTCTAGGAGAGATCAGGAGCTAAGAGAATGAGATAATAACTTTACTTCCTTTAGGCCTTGAGCGTCCTCCGCCTCCCTTCTACGACTATGACTACGAGGAGCGTTATGGCGATAGGTATGGACCCTACGACAGGGAATACGATGGTCCTCCTGGACGCAGACCGCCAGTAGGTGGACCCTATGGACGCTATGACACTCCCTTCAATCGTCCCTATGGCGGCGGCAATGGCTTGGATGATCGTCCTCTTCCCCTGCCAGGACTAGGTCTCTCCCATCCCCCCACGCCGTATGGTGGCGGAGGAGGACATGTGGGTCTGGGCATTGGTGTAAACTCGGGACCACCGCGTCCTCCCATAACCCGTTGTGAGGAAAGTGACAATTTCAAGCAGATCGCCGCCAGGCACAAGATGCGCCGACACTTTGTGCGCCGATCTCTGATCGTTCCTAGCCTGATCCAGTGCGAGAGGGAGTGCATCGAAAGCCGGGACTTTGTCTGTCGCAGCTTCAACTACAGGTGGGTGACggcgacgacaacgacaacagaAGATCTCAGATTCAGATATTTTCTACACAAGCAACTACAAATTCGCATggtaaatttcaatttgcagAGACACGGCCGCCTCCAGCTACGAGGACAGAGATAGGGATCGGGATCGCGAGTCGCCCAACTGCGAGCTAAGCGACCGAGACTCGCGCGAGCTGGACATTCACGATCCGGGCTCCTTCGACGCCTCCAACTATGACTTTTATGAGCGCAGCATTGGACGCAGTGGCGATGGCGAGTGCATGGATGGTAGGTGGAGGTGCTCACATGTAGCCACACAATCTTAAGTGGTATGATCTCTCTCCACACAGTGACACAGACTTGCAATGAGGAGGGAATGGAGTTCACCATCCGCACACCGGAAGGCTTCTTGGGACGCATTTACACCTATGGCTTCTATGATCGCTGCTTCTTTCGGGGCAATGGCGGCACTGTCAATGTTTTGAGGATTAGCGGTCCTCAGGGTTATCCGGATTGTGGCACACAGAGGGTGAGTATCCTTGACTTGACTAGATCTGTAATTAATCGAGTTTTTCCTTAGTATGGCGACACCCTGACTAACATCGTGGTGGTCCAGTTCTCGGATAATGTACAAACGAGCAGGGATAAGCGCTACAACCTCACCTGCATCTTCAGGGGTCCAGGAGAGGCTGTGGTCAGCTCGGGTTACATAGGAGCAGGGTAAGATATCTCTGAAATCTTCCTTAGACATTCCCTTTATTAAAGGAATTATTCCCCCAGTTCTGGCAGCCCCATTCCTATTGAGTATCTGCCAGCAGAAAATACTTTAAGCTCCAAGGTTCGCCTTAGTATCCTGTACCAGGGCAGACCCACCACCACGATAGCTGTGGGTGATCCTCTCACTTTCCGTTTGGAAGCCCAAGATGGCTACAACCATGTGACCGACATTTTTGCCACCAATGTGGTGGCCCGAGATCCCTACTCCGGACGCAGTATCCAGCTGATAGATCGATTTGGCTGCCCAGTGGATCCCTTTGTGTTCCCAGAATTGGACAAGTTAAGGGATGGCGACACCCTGGAGGCCAGGTTTAATGCTTTCAAGATACCCGAATCCAATTTCCTGGTCTTTGAGGCCACAGTTCGCTCCTGTCGCGAAGGATGCCAGCCGGCTTATTGCCCTGGGCCAGCGGGTCGTCAGGAGCCATCTTTCGGACGCAGACGAAGATCGCTGAATGTAACTGAGGAATCCACAGAACCCGAGGCTCTCGCTTTAGAAGGAGGAGGCGTGAACCAACTGGAGGCCGATGAGGTTACAGTGGTCAATAGCACCACAGTGAGTGCTACCATGGGACAGGCTTCCCTGAATGAGACCCAAGTGGGAGAAAAGTCCAAGGAGGCCGAGGAACCAGAGCAAGTTCGTGAAATGATAGAGGTAAGTGCATGGGATAACCACAGGTTCATCCTCACAGGTTAATCCTCTGCCCATTAGGTGTTCGAAACTCGCGAGGAGATTGAGAAGGAGTCGTATCCCCGCAAGCTGGTGGCTCCCGTGGAAACGGTGTGCATGACTCCAGCGGAGTATCATGGCCTGATCACCGCCATTATCCTGCTAATGATCCTGCTATTCAGCATAACGCTAGTAGCGGGCCTGGGCTACAGGTAAGTGCAGGAAAATCCTCCATTAAAGGCGAAGAATCGTTGGCTAATTGGTGCTTCCCGTTGGATAGACGCTACTGGAAATCGATATCGAAGAACCGTTTGGTGGACCGCCACTCGCCGATCCATTCGCTGGGCCACTCCCATTCCTCCATACGCACCCATGAGCGCTTCACGGAGATCGGACACATGCCCAACCTGTCTGgcagcggaggaggaggaggaggaagtgcCAGCGGCGGAACTGGAGGCGGAGCCAATCAGAGCGCATCGAATCGGGCCTCGAACGCTTTTCGCACCAACATGTCCATGTTCGGCGGCTCATTACACAAGACGTTTGCCACGGGGTGAGGGGAGCACTGTCCATGTCCCAGTCACTCGACCGGTCCACTTACGAGGTGTTTAATGTCTTTACAGCAACTTGGCGCGCATGTGCCAGCTGCCAGTGATAAATCCCATGCGCAGCGCCGCCCATGGCCACCAGTTCGAGGATCCCAGCGAGCCCATCTATACGGATCCCTCGCTCTTTGAGCGTTCCAGGCAAGTTCTCGGTTACATATATCCGATTTGGTATTTTATTCCAATTTGTCGCCACTAACTAACTCTACAAGGGTCGGCAGATGCAGAGACCCACTTTGTTGCAAAGTCCATCCGCTCCGCCAGCTACGCGGCATTGAACGCCACACATATCTCCCTGCTGCTGGCACAGACCTTGGTACGTGGGCAACTCGCCGATGCCTGGAAACCAGTAGTTAGTTAGatagttagttagttagcGGAAACTTTAACCAAATCAGCAGCAGACTTGCCTGCTGCCTGGGCAGCTTCCAGAAGAACCCAGGAGAATAGCAAAATACACAGACAGAGGCGCAGGGGTACCATGTTGATGTGTTTAGAGATTGATTCGAACTGAAAAAGTCAAGAGCTTGACATGGGCGATAAACCGTGGCAGTATCAGGCTAGGGAATCTCTCTCTGAGCTAGCTGCTCTCTTtctattcaaaatatattcctaatactctgattatttttttatattttactctCTCTTGAAATATAttccttaaattttgtatatatttttatattttactaattaaatctttttgtattttttaccCTCCACAGATCACTGCGTAGCCTGACCATGGTGGCCGAGTCCGAGGATAATCAGGAGGTCTGATGCTGCATGCGCCTCTTGTGATTAGTTGTAAATAAGCTAAAGGTTCTAAAAACAAAGCTCTCCACttatcaaaaaacaaaaactcaaTCAATATCTTTATACGCTAGCTGAATGCGTGGGAGGCTCTTTATATAAACAGAGCTCCATTCCAAGTAGCCTAAGACTTGCACCACAGAGCAATAtccaaatatttaacataGTCTTTGTAAGCCTTAACAAAACAGAAGGAAACCCCATTAATTATTCTCTATAACAGCTAAGATATGAAATGCAATAAAGCCTAAACTTATCCATATCACTGAGGAAGCCTTTCCTTCTTTGCCGAGAGAGAGAAATGCAAACGAGGCCATTAATCAGCAGCCAAGTGGAGCCTGGGCGGGTTAACGAGTGAGGCCAAGTTGCAAGTTCCAATTgccagttgcagttgcacttACAGTGGCAGTTTCCGTTGGCATACACAGTAGCCCGAGGTGGCTTAGTGGCCAGCACATTTGCCCAGCAGGATCGGTTCAGAGGCCAGCACATAAATCAAGCTCTCCAGCTTTGTGGGTCACCAAaccaatatttaaaaaggcaTTAGGAACTCCTATACCATCCAGGGAACACTCCAAGCCTCCTCTTTAccagttacagttacagtttaaGAACCACTTTGTTTCGAATAAATTAAcacctttatttttaaaacctataaatgtatatttaaactaaTGCATATACGGAATCCAGGCCAGCGCCTGGCTTGCTGGTAGTTGACTAGCACAAATAGAAAGGGCTCCACATGCCTTCTTGGTGGGAAAGGGGAACAGCTAACTCAAGTTCTAGGTCCTaaattacaatatttacaattatacCCTACCGCTAGCTAGCTTTTATTAATCATCGAAGAAGAGTATTTCTAGAATTCGCTTCTGGGCACTCTTCTTGCGCTCCTTGTTCATCTTGAGCAGCTCGCTGGTGACC includes:
- the nompA gene encoding uncharacterized protein nompA isoform X3; the protein is MRSKRGLHVLLTALVVGLCLNEIQGQTTCKNGLGRVLYERLPNQQLQGYDDDVVRDTAPPFRVLEKCQDLCLRDRTGSNNLVRTCTSFDFQPGSRITSFGGNSEYEESLCYLTSEQAGPEGIGSLMLVPNSVHFNEICLTSSRPERECPSRRYVFERHPRKKLKLPISDIKEITAANRSDCEDKCLNEFSFVCRSANFDSTMRSCTLSRFTRRTHPELMEDDPNSDYLENTCLNAERRCDGLAVFVKEENKRLGGPFEVDIFNNMTLEECQTMCLRAEKYFCRSVEFDDQSKQCILSEEDSISQKDDISISSSPTHHFYDLVCLDNQRANDYPDNSVTSHLFSSGRRPDTAFQRYRNSRLGGEFHSEITGRSLSECLDECLRQTSFQCRSAVYSDRFRTCRLSRYNQKDGMRIIYDADYDYYENLMLNVVGGGADGDTSGGHGHSGSGSGGDGKRPGDQSGSNWRQPNKHDDRYGSGGSTVGGGGVGSHGGTGSGGSRLPVGSEGVDYGRPYDRYPDYAANDYDRYPYGGGGGSDRDRDRYPPDRYGSRYPDGMGPYGRPYDRYPDDYDRYPTAGGANGDRDRDRERDRERYPGPLTDRDRYPGDRDRERYPDRYPPDRYADRYGDRRYPDRDRDRDRERLPYRPLPYPGINDNSLPSDLPHTRPYPTDDDAPFRPYGYGGGRYGENRYEGRYPPPRFPPGRERDPVGGYTGRDAPDSIFPDRRYRPSSMDSPRYPYLPDSRGPPGRYDDIVHSARRPEPDSAKRYPPAPIAPTGSASKYASTPNRFPVGSDRYPIDIYKYGNRPGPNDLGGRRPGLERPPPPFYDYDYEERYGDRYGPYDREYDGPPGRRPPVGGPYGRYDTPFNRPYGGGNGLDDRPLPLPGLGLSHPPTPYGGGGGHVGLGIGVNSGPPRPPITRCEESDNFKQIAARHKMRRHFVRRSLIVPSLIQCERECIESRDFVCRSFNYRDTAASSYEDRDRDRDRESPNCELSDRDSRELDIHDPGSFDASNYDFYERSIGRSGDGECMDVTQTCNEEGMEFTIRTPEGFLGRIYTYGFYDRCFFRGNGGTVNVLRISGPQGYPDCGTQRYGDTLTNIVVVQFSDNVQTSRDKRYNLTCIFRGPGEAVVSSGYIGAGSGSPIPIEYLPAENTLSSKVRLSILYQGRPTTTIAVGDPLTFRLEAQDGYNHVTDIFATNVVARDPYSGRSIQLIDRFGCPVDPFVFPELDKLRDGDTLEARFNAFKIPESNFLVFEATVRSCREGCQPAYCPGPAGRQEPSFGRRRRSLNVTEESTEPEALALEGGGVNQLEADEVTVVNSTTVSATMGQASLNETQVGEKSKEAEEPEQVREMIEVFETREEIEKESYPRKLVAPVETVCMTPAEYHGLITAIILLMILLFSITLVAGLGYRRYWKSISKNRLVDRHSPIHSLGHSHSSIRTHERFTEIGHMPNLSGSGGGGGGSASGGTGGGANQSASNRASNAFRTNMSMFGGSLHKTFATGNLARMCQLPVINPMRSAAHGHQFEDPSEPIYTDPSLFERSRQVLGYIYPIWYFIPICRH
- the nompA gene encoding uncharacterized protein nompA isoform X6; protein product: MRSKRGLHVLLTALVVGLCLNEIQGQTTCKNGLGRVLYERLPNQQLQGYDDDVVRDTAPPFRVLEKCQDLCLRDRTGSNNLVRTCTSFDFQPGSRITSFGGNSEYEESLCYLTSEQAGPEGIGSLMLVPNSVHFNEICLTSSRPERECPSRRYVFERHPRKKLKLPISDIKEITAANRSDCEDKCLNEFSFVCRSANFDSTMRSCTLSRFTRRTHPELMEDDPNSDYLENTCLNAERRCDGLAVFVKEENKRLGGPFEVDIFNNMTLEECQTMCLRAEKYFCRSVEFDDQSKQCILSEEDSISQKDDISISSSPTHHFYDLVCLDNQRANDYPDNSVTSHLFSSGRRPDTAFQRYRNSRLGGEFHSEITGRSLSECLDECLRQTSFQCRSAVYSDRFRTCRLSRYNQKDGMRIIYDADYDYYENLMLNVVGGGADGDTSGGHGHSGSGSGGDGKRPGDQSGSNWRQPNKHDDRYGSGGSTVGGGGVGSHGGTGSGGSRLPVGSEGVDYGRPYDRYPDYAANDYDRYPYGGGGGSDRDRDRYPPDRYGSRYPDGMGPYGRPYDRYPDDYGLERPPPPFYDYDYEERYGDRYGPYDREYDGPPGRRPPVGGPYGRYDTPFNRPYGGGNGLDDRPLPLPGLGLSHPPTPYGGGGGHVGLGIGVNSGPPRPPITRCEESDNFKQIAARHKMRRHFVRRSLIVPSLIQCERECIESRDFVCRSFNYRDTAASSYEDRDRDRDRESPNCELSDRDSRELDIHDPGSFDASNYDFYERSIGRSGDGECMDVTQTCNEEGMEFTIRTPEGFLGRIYTYGFYDRCFFRGNGGTVNVLRISGPQGYPDCGTQRYGDTLTNIVVVQFSDNVQTSRDKRYNLTCIFRGPGEAVVSSGYIGAGSGSPIPIEYLPAENTLSSKVRLSILYQGRPTTTIAVGDPLTFRLEAQDGYNHVTDIFATNVVARDPYSGRSIQLIDRFGCPVDPFVFPELDKLRDGDTLEARFNAFKIPESNFLVFEATVRSCREGCQPAYCPGPAGRQEPSFGRRRRSLNVTEESTEPEALALEGGGVNQLEADEVTVVNSTTVSATMGQASLNETQVGEKSKEAEEPEQVREMIEVFETREEIEKESYPRKLVAPVETVCMTPAEYHGLITAIILLMILLFSITLVAGLGYRRYWKSISKNRLVDRHSPIHSLGHSHSSIRTHERFTEIGHMPNLSGSGGGGGGSASGGTGGGANQSASNRASNAFRTNMSMFGGSLHKTFATGNLARMCQLPVINPMRSAAHGHQFEDPSEPIYTDPSLFERSRQVLGYIYPIWYFIPICRH
- the LOC108078422 gene encoding uncharacterized protein, whose product is MVPLRLCLCILLFSWVLLEAAQAAGIGELPTYQGLCQQQGDMCGVQCRVAGGADGLCNKVGLCICRPL
- the nompA gene encoding uncharacterized protein nompA isoform X1; this translates as MRSKRGLHVLLTALVVGLCLNEIQGQTTCKNGLGRVLYERLPNQQLQGYDDDVVRDTAPPFRVLEKCQDLCLRDRTGSNNLVRTCTSFDFQPGSRITSFGGNSEYEESLCYLTSEQAGPEGIGSLMLVPNSVHFNEICLTSSRPERECPSRRYVFERHPRKKLKLPISDIKEITAANRSDCEDKCLNEFSFVCRSANFDSTMRSCTLSRFTRRTHPELMEDDPNSDYLENTCLNAERRCDGLAVFVKEENKRLGGPFEVDIFNNMTLEECQTMCLRAEKYFCRSVEFDDQSKQCILSEEDSISQKDDISISSSPTHHFYDLVCLDNQRANDYPDNSVTSHLFSSGRRPDTAFQRYRNSRLGGEFHSEITGRSLSECLDECLRQTSFQCRSAVYSDRFRTCRLSRYNQKDGMRIIYDADYDYYENLMLNVVGGGADGDTSGGHGHSGSGSGGDGKRPGDQSGSNWRQPNKHDDRYGSGGSTVGGGGVGSHGGTGSGGSRLPVGSEGVDYGRPYDRYPDYAANDYADRYPYGGGGGSDRDRDRYPPDRYGSRYPDGMGPYGRPYDRYPDDYDRYPTAGGANGDRDRDRERDRERYPGPLTDRDRYPGDRDRERYPDRYPPDRYADRYGDRRYPDRDRDRDRERLPYRPLPYPGINDNSLPSDLPHTRPYPTDDDAPFRPYGYGGGRYGENRYEGRYPPPRFPPGRERDPVGGYTGRDAPDSIFPDRRYRPSSMDSPRYPYLPDSRGPPGRYDDIVHSARRPEPDSAKRYPPAPIAPTGSASKYASTPNRFPVGSDRYPIDIYKYGNRPGPNDLGGRRPGLERPPPPFYDYDYEERYGDRYGPYDREYDGPPGRRPPVGGPYGRYDTPFNRPYGGGNGLDDRPLPLPGLGLSHPPTPYGGGGGHVGLGIGVNSGPPRPPITRCEESDNFKQIAARHKMRRHFVRRSLIVPSLIQCERECIESRDFVCRSFNYRDTAASSYEDRDRDRDRESPNCELSDRDSRELDIHDPGSFDASNYDFYERSIGRSGDGECMDVTQTCNEEGMEFTIRTPEGFLGRIYTYGFYDRCFFRGNGGTVNVLRISGPQGYPDCGTQRYGDTLTNIVVVQFSDNVQTSRDKRYNLTCIFRGPGEAVVSSGYIGAGSGSPIPIEYLPAENTLSSKVRLSILYQGRPTTTIAVGDPLTFRLEAQDGYNHVTDIFATNVVARDPYSGRSIQLIDRFGCPVDPFVFPELDKLRDGDTLEARFNAFKIPESNFLVFEATVRSCREGCQPAYCPGPAGRQEPSFGRRRRSLNVTEESTEPEALALEGGGVNQLEADEVTVVNSTTVSATMGQASLNETQVGEKSKEAEEPEQVREMIEVFETREEIEKESYPRKLVAPVETVCMTPAEYHGLITAIILLMILLFSITLVAGLGYRRYWKSISKNRLVDRHSPIHSLGHSHSSIRTHERFTEIGHMPNLSGSGGGGGGSASGGTGGGANQSASNRASNAFRTNMSMFGGSLHKTFATGNLARMCQLPVINPMRSAAHGHQFEDPSEPIYTDPSLFERSRQVLGYIYPIWYFIPICRH
- the nompA gene encoding uncharacterized protein nompA isoform X2: MRSKRGLHVLLTALVVGLCLNEIQGQTTCKNGLGRVLYERLPNQQLQGYDDDVVRDTAPPFRVLEKCQDLCLRDRTGSNNLVRTCTSFDFQPGSRITSFGGNSEYEESLCYLTSEQAGPEGIGSLMLVPNSVHFNEICLTSSRPERECPSRRYVFERHPRKKLKLPISDIKEITAANRSDCEDKCLNEFSFVCRSANFDSTMRSCTLSRFTRRTHPELMEDDPNSDYLENTCLNAERRCDGLAVFVKEENKRLGGPFEVDIFNNMTLEECQTMCLRAEKYFCRSVEFDDQSKQCILSEEDSISQKDDISISSSPTHHFYDLVCLDNQRANDYPDNSVTSHLFSSGRRPDTAFQRYRNSRLGGEFHSEITGRSLSECLDECLRQTSFQCRSAVYSDRFRTCRLSRYNQKDGMRIIYDADYDYYENLMLNVVGGGADGDTSGGHGHSGSGSGGDGKRPGDQSGSNWRQPNKHDDRYGSGGSTVGGGGVGSHGGTGSGGSRLPVGSEGVDYGRPYDRYPDYAANDYADRYPYGGGGGSDRDRDRYPPDRYGSRYPDGMGPYGRPYDRYPDDYDRYPTAGGANGDRDRDRERDRERYPGPLTDRDRYPGDRDRERYPDRYPPDRYADRYGDRRYPDRDRDRDRERLPYRPLPYPGINDNSLPSDLPHTRPYPTDDDAPFRPYGYGGGRYGENRYEGRYPPPRFPPGRERDPVGGYTGRDAPDSIFPDRRYRPSSMDSPRYPYLPDSRGPPGRYDDIVHSARRPEPDSAKRYPPAPIAPTGSASKYASTPNRFPVGSDRYPIDIYKYGNRPGPNDLGGRRPGLERPPPPFYDYDYEERYGDRYGPYDREYDGPPGRRPPVGGPYGRYDTPFNRPYGGGNGLDDRPLPLPGLGLSHPPTPYGGGGGHVGLGIGVNSGPPRPPITRCEESDNFKQIAARHKMRRHFVRRSLIVPSLIQCERECIESRDFVCRSFNYRDTAASSYEDRDRDRDRESPNCELSDRDSRELDIHDPGSFDASNYDFYERSIGRSGDGECMDVTQTCNEEGMEFTIRTPEGFLGRIYTYGFYDRCFFRGNGGTVNVLRISGPQGYPDCGTQRYGDTLTNIVVVQFSDNVQTSRDKRYNLTCIFRGPGEAVVSSGYIGAGSGSPIPIEYLPAENTLSSKVRLSILYQGRPTTTIAVGDPLTFRLEAQDGYNHVTDIFATNVVARDPYSGRSIQLIDRFGCPVDPFVFPELDKLRDGDTLEARFNAFKIPESNFLVFEATVRSCREGCQPAYCPGPAGRQEPSFGRRRRSLNVTEESTEPEALALEGGGVNQLEADEVTVVNSTTVSATMGQASLNETQVGEKSKEAEEPEQVREMIEVFETREEIEKESYPRKLVAPVETVCMTPAEYHGLITAIILLMILLFSITLVAGLGYRRYWKSISKNRLVDRHSPIHSLGHSHSSIRTHERFTEIGHMPNLSGSGGGGGGSASGGTGGGANQSASNRASNAFRTNMSMFGGSLHKTFATGNLARMCQLPVINPMRSAAHGHQFEDPSEPIYTDPSLFERSRSLRSLTMVAESEDNQEV
- the nompA gene encoding uncharacterized protein nompA isoform X4; this translates as MRSKRGLHVLLTALVVGLCLNEIQGQTTCKNGLGRVLYERLPNQQLQGYDDDVVRDTAPPFRVLEKCQDLCLRDRTGSNNLVRTCTSFDFQPGSRITSFGGNSEYEESLCYLTSEQAGPEGIGSLMLVPNSVHFNEICLTSSRPERECPSRRYVFERHPRKKLKLPISDIKEITAANRSDCEDKCLNEFSFVCRSANFDSTMRSCTLSRFTRRTHPELMEDDPNSDYLENTCLNAERRCDGLAVFVKEENKRLGGPFEVDIFNNMTLEECQTMCLRAEKYFCRSVEFDDQSKQCILSEEDSISQKDDISISSSPTHHFYDLVCLDNQRANDYPDNSVTSHLFSSGRRPDTAFQRYRNSRLGGEFHSEITGRSLSECLDECLRQTSFQCRSAVYSDRFRTCRLSRYNQKDGMRIIYDADYDYYENLMLNVVGGGADGDTSGGHGHSGSGSGGDGKRPGDQSGSNWRQPNKHDDRYGSGGSTVGGGGVGSHGGTGSGGSRLPVGSEGVDYGRPYDRYPDYAANDYDRYPYGGGGGSDRDRDRYPPDRYGSRYPDGMGPYGRPYDRYPDDYDRYPTAGGANGDRDRDRERDRERYPGPLTDRDRYPGDRDRERYPDRYPPDRYADRYGDRRYPDRDRDRDRERLPYRPLPYPGINDNSLPSDLPHTRPYPTDDDAPFRPYGYGGGRYGENRYEGRYPPPRFPPGRERDPVGGYTGRDAPDSIFPDRRYRPSSMDSPRYPYLPDSRGPPGRYDDIVHSARRPEPDSAKRYPPAPIAPTGSASKYASTPNRFPVGSDRYPIDIYKYGNRPGPNDLGGRRPGLERPPPPFYDYDYEERYGDRYGPYDREYDGPPGRRPPVGGPYGRYDTPFNRPYGGGNGLDDRPLPLPGLGLSHPPTPYGGGGGHVGLGIGVNSGPPRPPITRCEESDNFKQIAARHKMRRHFVRRSLIVPSLIQCERECIESRDFVCRSFNYRDTAASSYEDRDRDRDRESPNCELSDRDSRELDIHDPGSFDASNYDFYERSIGRSGDGECMDVTQTCNEEGMEFTIRTPEGFLGRIYTYGFYDRCFFRGNGGTVNVLRISGPQGYPDCGTQRYGDTLTNIVVVQFSDNVQTSRDKRYNLTCIFRGPGEAVVSSGYIGAGSGSPIPIEYLPAENTLSSKVRLSILYQGRPTTTIAVGDPLTFRLEAQDGYNHVTDIFATNVVARDPYSGRSIQLIDRFGCPVDPFVFPELDKLRDGDTLEARFNAFKIPESNFLVFEATVRSCREGCQPAYCPGPAGRQEPSFGRRRRSLNVTEESTEPEALALEGGGVNQLEADEVTVVNSTTVSATMGQASLNETQVGEKSKEAEEPEQVREMIEVFETREEIEKESYPRKLVAPVETVCMTPAEYHGLITAIILLMILLFSITLVAGLGYRRYWKSISKNRLVDRHSPIHSLGHSHSSIRTHERFTEIGHMPNLSGSGGGGGGSASGGTGGGANQSASNRASNAFRTNMSMFGGSLHKTFATGNLARMCQLPVINPMRSAAHGHQFEDPSEPIYTDPSLFERSRSLRSLTMVAESEDNQEV
- the nompA gene encoding uncharacterized protein nompA isoform X5, whose protein sequence is MRSKRGLHVLLTALVVGLCLNEIQGQTTCKNGLGRVLYERLPNQQLQGYDDDVVRDTAPPFRVLEKCQDLCLRDRTGSNNLVRTCTSFDFQPGSRITSFGGNSEYEESLCYLTSEQAGPEGIGSLMLVPNSVHFNEICLTSSRPERECPSRRYVFERHPRKKLKLPISDIKEITAANRSDCEDKCLNEFSFVCRSANFDSTMRSCTLSRFTRRTHPELMEDDPNSDYLENTCLNAERRCDGLAVFVKEENKRLGGPFEVDIFNNMTLEECQTMCLRAEKYFCRSVEFDDQSKQCILSEEDSISQKDDISISSSPTHHFYDLVCLDNQRANDYPDNSVTSHLFSSGRRPDTAFQRYRNSRLGGEFHSEITGRSLSECLDECLRQTSFQCRSAVYSDRFRTCRLSRYNQKDGMRIIYDADYDYYENLMLNVVGGGADGDTSGGHGHSGSGSGGDGKRPGDQSGSNWRQPNKHDDRYGSGGSTVGGGGVGSHGGTGSGGSRLPVGSEGVDYGRPYDRYPDYAANDYADRYPYGGGGGSDRDRDRYPPDRYGSRYPDGMGPYGRPYDRYPDDYGLERPPPPFYDYDYEERYGDRYGPYDREYDGPPGRRPPVGGPYGRYDTPFNRPYGGGNGLDDRPLPLPGLGLSHPPTPYGGGGGHVGLGIGVNSGPPRPPITRCEESDNFKQIAARHKMRRHFVRRSLIVPSLIQCERECIESRDFVCRSFNYRDTAASSYEDRDRDRDRESPNCELSDRDSRELDIHDPGSFDASNYDFYERSIGRSGDGECMDVTQTCNEEGMEFTIRTPEGFLGRIYTYGFYDRCFFRGNGGTVNVLRISGPQGYPDCGTQRYGDTLTNIVVVQFSDNVQTSRDKRYNLTCIFRGPGEAVVSSGYIGAGSGSPIPIEYLPAENTLSSKVRLSILYQGRPTTTIAVGDPLTFRLEAQDGYNHVTDIFATNVVARDPYSGRSIQLIDRFGCPVDPFVFPELDKLRDGDTLEARFNAFKIPESNFLVFEATVRSCREGCQPAYCPGPAGRQEPSFGRRRRSLNVTEESTEPEALALEGGGVNQLEADEVTVVNSTTVSATMGQASLNETQVGEKSKEAEEPEQVREMIEVFETREEIEKESYPRKLVAPVETVCMTPAEYHGLITAIILLMILLFSITLVAGLGYRRYWKSISKNRLVDRHSPIHSLGHSHSSIRTHERFTEIGHMPNLSGSGGGGGGSASGGTGGGANQSASNRASNAFRTNMSMFGGSLHKTFATGNLARMCQLPVINPMRSAAHGHQFEDPSEPIYTDPSLFERSRQVLGYIYPIWYFIPICRH